GGTCCTTATACGACACTTTCCTTTTCTTGGCTTCTCGCTCTGCATCCGCCGCAACAACAACCGCTGGAGACGCCTGTGGGCTGGACGGTAGAGTCAAGACAAACACACGTCCAGTTTCCATTGGCGCTGGTGCTATTGAGGGAGGGGCCGCTACTGACAGCTTTgacacaccccccaccccccaccctttGCCGCTCCTGGCGTGGGATGCATCCTAGTGAaagatgttttaatgtattaaaaacataactatttttctttattcataTCAGATGGATAGAGTAGCGTACCAGAAGAAAGTGTCTGACTATTTCTCTGCAGCTTGTGTTGAGATGGCCTTACAACTGGCCAGAAATACTGGAATACTTGACGTCTTGTTCTCTGCAGAACAACCACTGACCTCCGTGGAAATAGCAGAACAAGGGAAGCTTAAAGAAAGGTCAAAAcggtgttatttttatttttcatatgaCTAAAGTTATTTTATCGTTAAATTTAGACATCGGTTAGTATGAATAGATATTTCCATTCATGATTCGTGTATAATGACTTCATAAATATGGACAAATTTAACTCGTTTgagggtttgggtttttttaaccgTCTGTAAACATTGAAGTCAAACTCTCCGAAattgaatattaaaatgttacgTATTTTGGTTATTATATAATGCCTGCTTCTGTTCTTGAAACATGTACACATTTACTTCATAAATGCAAACACATTTAACATGCATTTTCTGTTTTCGTTCCACCTCTCTAAGCTACTTGTTATGAATAATTTGTGAAGTCATGTCTCACGATAATAATTGATGACATTAATATAATCAGTAAACCATATCTTGAAAACTGAAGTATGTTACTACACCAAACATTTcaggaaaaggaaagaaaaaaacattcgagatatttttctatattttctatttatgtcGTACTGTTCTCGTTTCTTTCAGATATGTGAGAGAGATTCTCGGAGCGTTGGCCGTTTCAGAAATAATACAAGTGGACGATACTTCGACGAAGTTCCATGTACCTAATCATCACAAAAAGGTTCTCCAAACGCTGGCAGTCATCGGAAAGGCAGCACCTATCATAGGTTCGAGGATGGAAGTGATGACGGACATTGTTTCCAAAGATGGTCCAGCTGGTAAgtagacaaaacaaaaagttgttcTGACGTCGGATGGCCATATAGTATGTCTGTGCAATATTGAGAAACTCGGCATGTATTGTCGCTGGAGATTTACCCAGGATTTCTTCTTGGCTGGGGTGAATCTTAAACGAATTCTACTCAAAAAGGAGATTCAGTTTTCAATAAATTGATCATAAATGTATGCCTCGTATGCTAGAGTATTATTAAGGTACAATGTTTGGGACGAGTTCATAATGCAATAACCCTGCTAAAGTCTTAAATCGCTACCGCTATTAGAATAATTATCATACTGCAATAACCCTGCTAAAGTCTTAAATCGCTACCGCTATTAGAatagttatcattattatttggTGTGTGTTTAGTTTCATGAAATACTGCGATTATAAAAACGTACACGTTTATGTGTTATAGTGCCACTCTtcagaaaataatatatgtatttcgAGGTGAAGTACACAATGATAGGACCTAAGCACGGTATTACTGTGGGCCTGTTTTGAAGTGTAAATATGACagtaatatgtattttatgcTTATCTTGTACTTGTATATTAATGTGGTCATATACGTCTTTACTTACAGGTATCCCGTTTGGTGAACCCGAGTTTAACTGGCTGAAAGAAACTAAAATGCTTACACAAGATGCTTTCATAGATGGTGATCTCCTGGGCTGTTTACCTGAGATCAAAAGTCAATTAGGTACCGACCAACTCACTATGTCTCGAACACTCAGTTAAACTGTATGGTGGCACCATGTGGAGGGCAAAGTGGGCAGTTGCCTGTAAGAAAAAtacaaacgtttttttttagGTTAAAGATACCCTTTGCTAAGTGAGGTCCTGTTGaactaatttaaacaaaacagcagTATTACTGAATAAGCAGTGCAAATATATCCATAATTTCAGTGGGAATACAATTACTTTCTTTTGGGGATTTTTAGAtaataaatatctatttttggtttgttttaatttggaggggggggggggggggagttgggggtgtggtgttgtttttgtttttgtttttgttttacttgaaTAGACTGAGAAATGGAGAGAAGAGATTGGTTAATTAACAAGCATGTACAacctataatatttattttatagatatatgatttttattttacagaacAGGGAATACATGTTTGCGAGTTTGGCTGTGCTAATGGAATAGTACTTCTGAATCTGGCCGCACGATATCCCAAGTCAACGTTCGTTGGCAGTGATATCTCAAAGTCTTCCCTCGACCAGGCGCAAAACGTGGCGGTAGAAAGAGGACTCGGAAATATTAAATTTGAAGTTCATGACCTGACTGACCTACCGGACGCCATCAACAACTCGTTCGACTGGGTTTTTCTGCAGGACACCCTCCACGATTTGCCGAGTCCCGGCAAGGCCATGCAAGGTGTAAAACGATCTTTGAAGAAAGGTGCAACCGCTAGCTTTGTTGACTTAGGAATGCAAGGTAAATTGGCAGACAACAGAGGCAATTTATTTTGGGCCCAGATGTATACATTTGGGTCATTCTTTTGTGTTCCTGGTAGTCTGGTGCAGAGCAAAGACGCAGAAGCATTTGGTCCTTGCTGGGGTGTGGAGAAAACTCGACAGTTGATTAACGAAGCGGGATTATCTGTTGTTAAGGAAGATTTTAGTAGGCGATCCCCCGGATTTGTACATTACGTATGCAAGTGCGGGGTTAATAAAGTTGGGGTGGATTCAGAGTTGGCAAAAGTCACCACAAGCAAAATATAGAAACACTCGGcttcggtggcatcgtggttaagccatcgaacataaggctggtaggtacagggttcgcagcccagtaccggctcccacccagagcgagttttaacgactcaatgggtaggtgtaaggccactagaCTCTCTTCTCTCCCAGTAACCGCTAACAAttaacaagtaacccactgtcctagatagacagcccagatagctgaggtgtgtatccaggacagcgtgcttgaaccttaattggatataagcacgaaaatatgttgaaatgaaattaaatgaaatgaaaaagaaataagggatcacaccattATTAACAGCAAAGAATGACTGAAACAAAATCTGTCACCCACAGTGTCACGAAATCAACAGTATTACTGGCTTTCAATCCCACTTTATGTACAGACATTGCGATGCTAATGGTTAATTAATTACGGTCTACtataccaagtgttcccttagttttgtctcaatatattttaccgTTTCATTTGGGAAATGTTTGTGAAGCACACGCTATCTTTGTATtatctgtttttaattttatctattcaAGATTATGACACGACTtcgtattaaattaaataaaacagaaattttggagtttgttttagatttgtgttgctgctgttgctacaaTTATGATTATAGTTGTGTACGgaatagatttttttaaaatgacatatgCAGAATCTATATTTCATTTTTGCTTTCTTTGTtgcatgttaaaaaaatcaagaatgttttattcttttattGTGGCTGGTTAATCAACATGCAGTTGAACTTAAATAACACGCAATTATGATCGGCGTCTAAAGATGTTGTCCAGCAGTTTGTAGGGGTGGGGTCAATGCAAGGGGGTGCagttactagtacatgtatatattaatttgatttttagcTGGGAGAACAGCGAGACTTAAGGCCGGTATgtactagggtctccacgagtactgggGCACGGACCGAGTCTAGCacgactcgagtccgttcacagaaCTCGAGTACTCGTACATGGAAGAGCATtcctatttaattatatttttgtacgTCATTTTGCTATATGCTAGTACCCGGttagacctacatgtatattatagggctatgagaatGTATGGATTttaatacaatggcatgatttggcatccatgttcagcgttggaattaagatgcctaatgctattttactttattccttagtttcataatcatctagtgtaagtggcgggtactcgggtccgggtcgagtttcaccctcgagtccaatattttggaccaGTGGAGGCCCTTGTATGtaatgggttcgcatcccggtaccggctcccattactaattaaatatgtaacgagCAATCATTGCCACGATGTGGTTTAATTGTTgtcacgggtcttgttggcgtTTGAACGAGTACACCATGACAACTACATATTACATGGATACGTGTTTAGTATGTGTGTTATAAATGAGGATAATTTGCCCATGAAATATAGACTCTGGGAGAACAGATTCTGTTCACACGTCTTGCAGTTTTCTAGCAAACCACGAACTATACTGGGAGACAGACTCGGGAAGAACAGATTctgttcacacgccttgaagttctctgacaaagcacaaactctactggaagatcCGAGTGACAGTTTTGTCATAACCATAAATTATTATTGCACGTTGGAGTTAAAACTAACAACCTACAAACCAACTTGTGACTTCTGTTatgcatttaaacaaaacaggaaaACTTTACACTGTGTAAATACCAAAGAAGAAAATTCCATGTCAAAGTTGGAGGGGCACCTGATTTTATAGAGTAAAAACGGCTGTGGCTGTAGttagtagtaatatgtgacaatggttatttgtgtaaatactattacccattgccaataaatatataaatactatttaatttgttttacagttgTTACACATGATGTTGAATCCAGTGCAGGGTACCCCACAAAATGGAACtgcgattttcagcaaaaaatagGGTTGCtagtaaaaacattaataaaatctcttaaagccgcacaccctagttccatccagcgaaaataaattataatttggttaatctacaaacctgtaacacacttagatcacgtttttatcaaatggagtgaaaaagcaggttttatatcgataaataccatgggaatccccatgtcccaattgcttgaaataattttgaaagttagtattctgatgtcaccggtagaagcacaacaatgactacgtcacgacaaatttcacagacttggggtgcgttcgtttcacctcttcctggacatgttccaaatgctctgtcctggttgtatcccctctccagatatcgtaagacttagcaaaattattgcttttaagggtttgtaacgttttgtattgagacacttacttgtctgaactttattgttactaaaaatgttcacgaactgtgaagaaaaatctcacaaatgaacaacaacaaatcggatgttgattgcgcgaaccgtgcatgagaaaacaaaccgaaccaaaatgataacggtcacgtgatataccaacgtctgtgacattaaaaatagattggacgcttgcttaacggttttttctcgacaacacgttttgtgaaaaaatgcaaaaaatgcatttcgtggttttacaaacatcaggattaccaaaaagcacttcaggtgaatggaaatgtgtattctaaataataaaatgtaagtaaagtgcaattttatttgtgaaaaatggggtttaatagcgaaaaacaacgccgtaatggttaacaaataaacgtaactagggtgtgtccctttaaatggtaTGTATGACCTATTTTCGTGCaagtagattaaatgtgaggtgccacacattttattggtgtactgcctgggtgtgttgatacacaGCTATATCAGTTTTATCAGTAAACGTTATTTCTCGTCGCCGGTTTAATCTGATTCGCGGTTTTAATTTGGTTCAATCACGGCTCAACTGAAATTCTCATTTCTCGTTGCAAATCAAATTTGAATCTTGGATCAAAATCTTTTTAAACCAGGTTAAAGTTAAACCTCCAAATCTGGCGTTTACGGCCTTAATCTATGAAAATAGGTTCGACTCAGTTAGTGATGAT
This DNA window, taken from Gigantopelta aegis isolate Gae_Host chromosome 4, Gae_host_genome, whole genome shotgun sequence, encodes the following:
- the LOC121372368 gene encoding uncharacterized protein LOC121372368, with product MDRVAYQKKVSDYFSAACVEMALQLARNTGILDVLFSAEQPLTSVEIAEQGKLKERYVREILGALAVSEIIQVDDTSTKFHVPNHHKKVLQTLAVIGKAAPIIGSRMEVMTDIVSKDGPAGIPFGEPEFNWLKETKMLTQDAFIDGDLLGCLPEIKSQLEQGIHVCEFGCANGIVLLNLAARYPKSTFVGSDISKSSLDQAQNVAVERGLGNIKFEVHDLTDLPDAINNSFDWVFLQDTLHDLPSPGKAMQGVKRSLKKGATASFVDLGMQGKLADNRGNLFWAQMYTFGSFFCVPGSLVQSKDAEAFGPCWGVEKTRQLINEAGLSVVKEDFSRRSPGFVHYVCKCGVNKVGVDSELAKVTTSKI